In Antechinus flavipes isolate AdamAnt ecotype Samford, QLD, Australia chromosome 3, AdamAnt_v2, whole genome shotgun sequence, a genomic segment contains:
- the LSM10 gene encoding U7 snRNA-associated Sm-like protein LSm10: MEVSHSVKERTIAENSLVILLQGLRGLVTTVDLRDETVARGRVDNVDAFMNIRLAEVTYTDRQGQQVQLDDLFVTGRNVRYVHIPDEVDITATIEQQLQAIHRVRNFGSEGKGRREFPTRKYK, from the coding sequence ATGGAGGTCAGCCACTCGGTAAAGGAGCGTaccattgctgagaatagcctgGTCATCCTGCTGCAGGGTCTCCGGGGCCTGGTAACCACAGTGGACCTGCGGGATGAGACTGTGGCCCGTGGCCGAGTAGACAACGTGGATGCCTTCATGAACATTCGCCTGGCTGAGGTCACCTACACAGACCGACAGGGCCAGCAGGTCCAGCTTGATGACCTCTTTGTGACTGGTCGCAATGTCCGCTATGTCCACATTCCCGATGAGGTAGATATCACTGCCACCATTGAGCAGCAACTTCAGGCCATCCATCGGGTGCGCAACTTTGGCAGCGAGGGTAAAGGTCGAAGAGAATTTCCTACCAGGAAGTACAAGTGA